The proteins below are encoded in one region of Microbispora sp. NBC_01189:
- a CDS encoding multicopper oxidase domain-containing protein, which yields MNHPGVWVLGDLSDDDRRAGMGTVVEYAGRSGAPQWITPAKFTWDYRTFAHPGTAAARPDHTIDFLVDKRNAADKGFNIWALNGVPFSMETNKPVLDIDYGKRYRLRFRNATDDIHPLHLHRHTFEVTHIAGTATNGLLKDVVMLGGYQTLAFDFTADQPGLSLFHCHQQLHMDFGFMTLLRCS from the coding sequence ATGAACCATCCGGGTGTGTGGGTGCTGGGGGACCTGTCCGACGACGACCGCAGGGCCGGCATGGGCACCGTCGTGGAGTACGCCGGACGCAGCGGTGCCCCGCAGTGGATCACTCCCGCGAAGTTCACCTGGGACTACCGCACCTTCGCCCATCCCGGTACCGCCGCCGCGCGGCCCGACCACACGATCGACTTTCTGGTGGACAAACGCAACGCCGCCGATAAGGGCTTCAACATCTGGGCCCTCAACGGCGTCCCCTTCTCCATGGAGACCAACAAGCCGGTGCTGGACATCGACTACGGCAAGCGCTACCGATTGCGGTTCCGCAACGCCACCGACGACATCCACCCCCTCCACCTGCACCGCCACACCTTCGAAGTCACCCACATCGCCGGCACCGCCACCAACGGCCTGCTCAAGGACGTCGTCATGCTCGGCGGCTACCAAACCCTGGCCTTCGACTTCACCGCCGACCAGCCCGGACTGTCTCTGTTCCACTGCCACCAGCAACTTCACATGGACTTCGGCTTCATGACCCTGCTGCGCTGCTCCTGA
- a CDS encoding DoxX family protein — MSDRRSVWARLTATTAPGATVWIRLFVGAVFLSEGIQKFLFPDRLGIGRFDKAGIPAGGLFATLDGVAEIACGVAILAGFLTRLAAIPMVIDMLGALFITKVPILWGASPLFFKEAGWWDFAHEARVDVAQLCGTVFLLIVGAGRYSIDARLHAAVPAGAHADALVQGRSL, encoded by the coding sequence ATGAGTGACCGGCGCAGTGTGTGGGCCAGGCTGACGGCGACGACCGCGCCAGGTGCGACGGTGTGGATCCGGCTGTTCGTCGGAGCGGTCTTTCTGTCCGAGGGGATCCAGAAGTTCCTGTTTCCCGACCGGCTGGGCATCGGCCGGTTCGACAAGGCCGGTATCCCGGCAGGGGGGTTGTTCGCCACGCTGGACGGCGTGGCGGAGATCGCCTGCGGCGTCGCCATACTGGCCGGATTCCTCACCCGTCTGGCCGCCATACCCATGGTGATCGACATGCTCGGCGCGTTGTTCATCACCAAAGTGCCGATCCTGTGGGGGGCCTCGCCACTGTTCTTCAAGGAAGCGGGGTGGTGGGACTTCGCCCATGAGGCGCGCGTCGATGTGGCCCAACTGTGCGGCACCGTCTTCCTGCTGATCGTCGGCGCCGGACGCTACTCAATCGATGCCCGCCTGCACGCTGCCGTCCCGGCAGGTGCGCACGCGGATGCTCTCGTCCAAGGCAGATCCTTGTGA
- a CDS encoding APC family permease — protein MAGTPTRTGSGRLERRLGLADAVVIGLGSMIGAGVFAAFAPAARAAGSGLLLGLAAAAVVAYCNATSSARLAARYPASGGTYVYGRERLGDFWGYLAGWGFVVGKTASCAAMALTVGSYVWPEQAHAVAVAAVVALTVVNYTGMHKTVWVTRGIVAVVVAVLAAVVAACLTSGEAQVARLEVTSGATAAGVLQAAGLLFFAFAGYARIATLGEEVRDPARTIPRAIPLALGLTLVVYAAVAIAALAVLGAAGLAQATAPLADAVRAAGHPGLAPLVRAGAALAALGSLLALILGVSRTTLAMARDRHLPHALAAVHPRFAVPHRAELVIGVVVAVLAATADLRGAIGFSSFGVLVYYAIANASAWTLTPAEGRPARVVPALGLAGCLILAFALPASSVVSGAAVLAAGAAAYEVRRAIRARLL, from the coding sequence ATGGCAGGAACACCGACGCGTACCGGGTCCGGGCGGCTGGAACGCCGGCTGGGCCTGGCCGACGCGGTGGTCATCGGGCTGGGGTCGATGATCGGTGCCGGCGTCTTCGCCGCCTTCGCTCCGGCGGCGCGAGCGGCCGGTTCGGGGCTACTGCTGGGGCTGGCGGCGGCTGCGGTGGTCGCCTACTGCAACGCGACTTCCTCGGCCCGGCTGGCCGCGCGCTATCCCGCCTCCGGCGGCACCTATGTCTACGGGCGGGAGCGTCTGGGGGATTTTTGGGGCTACCTGGCCGGGTGGGGGTTCGTGGTCGGCAAGACCGCCTCGTGTGCGGCGATGGCGCTGACGGTCGGCTCTTACGTGTGGCCGGAGCAGGCGCACGCGGTGGCGGTGGCGGCCGTGGTGGCGCTGACCGTGGTCAACTACACGGGGATGCACAAGACGGTCTGGGTGACCAGGGGAATCGTCGCCGTGGTGGTGGCCGTGCTGGCGGCGGTGGTCGCCGCCTGCCTGACCTCCGGCGAGGCGCAGGTGGCGCGGCTGGAGGTGACCTCCGGCGCCACCGCCGCCGGGGTGCTACAGGCGGCGGGTCTGCTGTTTTTCGCCTTCGCCGGGTACGCCCGCATCGCCACCCTGGGCGAAGAGGTCCGCGACCCGGCCCGCACCATTCCCCGGGCGATTCCGCTCGCGCTCGGCCTCACCCTCGTGGTGTACGCGGCGGTCGCGATCGCCGCGCTGGCCGTGCTGGGCGCCGCCGGTCTCGCCCAGGCCACCGCCCCGCTGGCCGACGCCGTCCGCGCCGCCGGTCATCCGGGCCTGGCGCCGCTGGTACGGGCGGGCGCCGCGCTGGCCGCGCTCGGCTCGCTGCTGGCGCTGATCCTCGGCGTGTCCCGCACCACGCTGGCCATGGCCCGCGACCGGCACCTGCCGCACGCCCTGGCCGCCGTCCACCCCCGCTTCGCCGTGCCCCACCGGGCAGAGCTGGTCATCGGCGTGGTCGTGGCGGTTCTGGCCGCGACCGCGGACCTGCGCGGAGCGATCGGGTTCTCCTCCTTCGGCGTGCTTGTCTACTACGCCATCGCCAACGCGAGCGCCTGGACCCTCACCCCGGCGGAGGGCCGTCCGGCGCGGGTGGTGCCTGCCCTCGGCCTGGCCGGGTGCCTGATCCTGGCCTTCGCGCTGCCGGCCTCCTCGGTCGTCAGCGGCGCCGCGGTGCTCGCCGCCGGCGCCGCCGCCTACGAGGTGCGGCGCGCGATCAGGGCCCGCCTCCTGTGA
- a CDS encoding PadR family transcriptional regulator — MREFLRGAVRLHILHHAAEQEIHGAWMTEELKRHGYAISPGTLYPTLHRLEAEGLLVSEQRTVAGRVRRVYRATDAGRQALAEDRAALAELAREVLPGQP; from the coding sequence GTGCGGGAATTCCTCCGCGGGGCGGTACGGCTGCACATCCTGCATCACGCCGCCGAGCAGGAGATCCACGGCGCGTGGATGACCGAGGAGCTCAAGCGGCACGGATACGCCATCAGCCCCGGCACGCTGTACCCGACCCTGCACCGCCTGGAAGCCGAAGGACTGCTGGTCTCCGAGCAGCGCACTGTCGCCGGACGCGTGCGCCGTGTCTACCGGGCCACCGACGCCGGCCGCCAAGCGCTGGCCGAAGACCGCGCGGCCCTCGCCGAGCTCGCCCGTGAAGTCCTGCCCGGCCAGCCGTAG
- a CDS encoding arsenate reductase ArsC: MPTTAPVASVLFVCVHNAGRSQMAAGFLSHLAGDRIEVRSAGSLPAEQANPAAVEAMKEVGIDISDQTPKVLTPEAVQASDYVITMGCGDACPIFPGKKYLDWALDDPAGKGVEAVRPIRDEIKTRIQALIADIDAQTSS, from the coding sequence ATGCCCACGACCGCTCCCGTCGCGTCCGTGCTGTTCGTCTGCGTGCACAACGCCGGACGCTCCCAAATGGCCGCCGGCTTCCTCTCCCACCTGGCCGGCGACCGCATCGAGGTCCGCTCCGCCGGGTCGCTGCCCGCCGAACAGGCCAACCCGGCCGCCGTGGAGGCGATGAAGGAGGTCGGCATCGACATCTCCGACCAGACCCCCAAGGTGCTCACTCCCGAGGCCGTGCAAGCCTCCGACTACGTCATCACCATGGGCTGCGGGGATGCCTGCCCGATCTTCCCCGGCAAGAAGTACCTCGACTGGGCCCTGGACGACCCCGCCGGCAAGGGCGTCGAGGCCGTCCGCCCGATCCGCGACGAGATCAAAACCCGCATCCAGGCCCTGATCGCCGACATCGACGCCCAGACCAGCAGCTGA
- a CDS encoding arsenate reductase ArsC: MTARHAGRFSAETVQHLLAETSRVHVHLVVLAERLTAERLDALAHTEDQASSATPRVLFVCSRNAGRSQMAAALPNVRAGGHVIVSSAGTDPAAEIEPEVAQVLTESGITPTDAYPKPLTDEIVKAADIVVTIGCGDAFPVVPGRRYLDWPIPDPDGASPEAVRAIRDAIDAHITDLLATLSRA, encoded by the coding sequence ATGACCGCCCGCCACGCGGGCCGCTTCTCCGCTGAGACGGTGCAGCACCTGCTCGCCGAGACCTCGCGCGTGCACGTTCACCTGGTCGTGCTGGCCGAACGCCTCACGGCCGAGCGCCTGGACGCCCTCGCCCACACCGAAGACCAGGCAAGCAGCGCCACACCCAGGGTGCTGTTCGTGTGCAGCCGCAACGCGGGACGTTCCCAGATGGCCGCGGCCCTACCGAACGTCCGCGCAGGCGGGCACGTCATCGTCTCCTCCGCAGGCACCGACCCCGCCGCCGAGATCGAGCCGGAAGTCGCCCAGGTCCTCACCGAATCCGGCATCACCCCGACCGACGCCTACCCCAAGCCGCTGACCGACGAGATCGTGAAGGCCGCCGACATCGTCGTCACCATCGGCTGCGGAGACGCCTTCCCCGTCGTGCCCGGCCGCCGCTACCTCGACTGGCCCATCCCCGACCCCGACGGCGCCTCCCCGGAGGCGGTCCGCGCGATCCGCGACGCGATCGACGCGCACATCACCGACCTGCTCGCCACCCTGTCCCGGGCCTGA